CAATCAAGAACTCTCAATGAGTTCCACAGATGTCACATGCAGCCATTTCAATGCCGCTTCAAGGACACTCCAGGCTGAGTCGAAGTCATCCAACTTGGCACCAAAGGAGAGGTGAAACATACCGCCCACAGCTCAGCAGGCCAACTTCCTGGACTGGGTTCAAGTCTGAGTTTGGACTACGCAGCATACAGACTTCCTGCCTTTTAAGGTCAAACTTGCAGACACCAGACAGCACAAGAGGCTGGTCCTGCTAAGGGACAGTCATCAGAGCTCACGTCAGgaaagcaatttttaaaaatgcatctgtAGAGACCACAAAGCACAGATGGCAATCACCTAATTTCTGAATATGATAAGCataactgtttttaaaaataatttttgagCAGGTGACAGTTaaaatattgttaattataatgACAGTTATTGTAATTATATTGTGCATGAACAATCACAGTTAGAATATATATTGCTGcttgtcgtgtgtgtgtattgtctgCAATAGAAAAATCACAATTATACATCCTATTAATTCACATTTATAGTGCACTGTcatatcagtaaaaaaaaaacaaaaaaaaacagtgattgtaatatttaataGCAAAACTTAATTTGATGATGcaaataatattaatgtcatTGCTTTGCAGCTAAATTAGCTTCTCCCAGATTAAGGAAACACCCAGAGAAACAGCCCCGCGGAGCACAGTGTATGACGCACGGCTAATGGACTGGACTGTGACTAAGTCCAGACTAAATGCGCCGTGACACATGGGTGTTACTGAAGGACAGGTGCAAAGCGAGAGTGGAAGGAGTTAATGTAACCTCAAGTCTTTGTTACCCTTCTGACGTATGTGGCGTGGGAGTGGACAAATAGATCGGAGATACGCGGATTTACAGATGAGTGATGACGGGAAGCCAGACGGCGGATCGAAGGGGACACGGAGGGGCTGATAAGTGGGTTGTAAGACCTCCAGCTCATCTTATTTTTAGACGACAGCAACTACCTGCCTGTTGAGGGCACTTTGAAGTACTCCACGGGTCACAGAATTTTAGAGCCACTGATGAGTGACAAAAGGACGAGCGACCATCCTCTCTACATATTTGCCCGCTGTGCCCGTGTTATCACTGAACACAACAGATTGAATCCAAAGAACAGCTCCTGGGTGCTGAATAACCAAGCCCACCCCACTGAGGGGCTGTTGACTGACATGCAGCGTAACAGAAAAAGCCCTGATGTCGCCGAGATTTGCACGCTGTAATGATCTCTAATGATCTGCGCAGGACCTGCTCAGCAATCCCACTCTGATCTGTGGCCCGCTTGCCCGTCGTTTCATTTGTGCTCCAAACAGCCCCTAATGTTGTCATTACTTGTGGACAGCCTGTGTCCCTGCCCATGAGATGTGCCATCTCATTTATCTTCAGCTTTATTCCTGTGGATGCAGTGCAGTCGGCTTGACTGCGCCACTGTCACAAAGGACCAGTGGTGACTCATCCACTTACATTCtacatccctctctctctctctctctccatccatcGCTCTCCCAACCTCCCCAACTCTCCTGCTcttgtgctctctctctccccctccctatCGCCACTCTGCCCGAGCGCAGCAGACACTTTCCAACAATACATCAGTCATAGTCCGCTCTCAGCGGAGCCCAAcaatataccaaaaaaaaaaaaaaaaaaactttgcacgCAGCCACATTTTCAATGAAGACATTAGCTGAAactatgttttatttatttattatttcattataaaattACATTCACACGTTCACACATTCAAGTCTCTAGAATTTCCTAACTGAAACAGCCGCAGGTACACGTCCCCATGATGAGTGTTTTTGTcttgggggaggggggaggaaagagagagagaaaaaaaaaaaacctgaaaatatcaaaatattccCTCAGTTGCACACAGatcttttaaaaaaggtttttattttttatattcctaTGACTGATATTTTAAAGGATAGACAACACACAATATCGAACCCATTCCCTCCTCTGTCCCATTTCCTTTTAAAACACTTTGGTAAAATGTggggtgaaataaaatgaaggggTCAGGTTGAGAAGAGAGTCACCACAAGGAGTCCATAAATTCACGAGCAAAGAAACAAGTCCCATGTTCCATTTTAAATGGAAGGACCTTTTATGCAAAAAACTTTTGAATGTTTGAAAAGAGCAGCAAATGAGATCAATGGCATGTGATCCCTGGCAAAAGCATAAAACCATGCGTGAAGACAGCTGGCAAACACAAGCTTCCTGCTGCTTGAACCTTAAATGCCGCAATTTTAAAGCCTCGCCGTTCAGTCCATTACTGCTTTTGTTTTAATCAAATTTATAAGCATGCGGGTTTCCTCCCATTGATTTGAAGTCACCTTTCTGTACCTGAGAAGCTGTTAAAAATTGATCTCAAGTTTCAAAATGAGCTCTGATGTGTTATGGACATTAAACATAAAAGGTAGACTGTCAACTACATTCAGTGTATTACACTTTTAAAACATGACAAATTATCAGTTATCTTGCCCTCAATAGGGGCAGAGAAAAGAAtgcaaagaaaaataatagCAGATTGTTCAAGGTTATGATCAGAGCTTATCGGAGATGGTATTTGACCGGTGTAACCCTGTAACACCGACTCGCAGATGGCATGACATCGCGTAGAAGGCAAAAAAGAAAGACGACAAGAGGGGCAAAAAATACAATCACATGCTGAACTCAGTAGCATTCAAAAGAAATTAGCCGGTTTACCCTCAGACATACCCTGCCCTAATATCCCCTCCCTTTTTATTCCTTGTTCTAGTACGTTAAGTACTCGTTCTTGCCGAAGTCAAGGTCCCCTTTTTCCGGTTACAGCACGCAAATCCAAATCCAAATCCTCTTCTGTGTGTATCAGTAGTACCTAAAAGTCCTTCATCACAACTCAACAGCGCTTAAAAGGGACTACGCCAGGCCCATCTCTTCCAGAACGCTCCTTGGAGACTCGTCCtcctggggagagagagagagacaaaagtGGCTTTAAATTCAGCTGAGAagcaacccacacacacacacaggtcaaacatgaacaaaattttCCAAGGTACTGCAGTTCCAATATTATCCAAGATACAGATTATACCTGAAAATAAACGGACAATTCTagacgtgtgtgtgtcatatacatacatacacatatatatatatatatatatatctcatttTCAACACGCACATGTGTATTTTGCCATTTAGGCAGTCTGCTAAACCAGTGAAATAGTTTtggaacacatttttatttgtaattacattttaacacaaaTGACAATTTGTTCAAACGTTCTGCACCATACATTTGAGAGAAAGAAAACTGGCTTGGAACCATTTCAATACTTCATTTTAACTCCAGATGTTTGACTTTCACAATCAGGCATTCTGAATGAAACCATTCTCTGTCAAAACCTGAATAAATGAGCCAGATGTTCACTTGCTCGCGAGCCACCAAAGACTTGAGTCAAAAGTCATTTTTATCTCATGCTGTCAAGGAAGGATGCTTCTTTCCCCCCTCATATATGCACAAGACATTTTCTAAATGGAAACCTCTACTGCATCATTATAACAACATTTACATGTGGTTTGCCATCTTGTTCTGTGCAGCCGGTCCCTACACTACCCAGCTGTAAATGGCATAGCTGGTGATGAAATAACACTCGGCCCAGGGAAAAGCTGCAATAAATCACAACACTACAACACTGAGCCCTTAGCAATTACGCCTGCGCCTAATTAGTGTCAACCGACATATTTAGCACAGATGATTGAGGAAGTGTTATCTATTAATTGCATGAGACACGGactgggaaaaaaaggcaaatgacAGCAGGAAATCAACAGCCATCTCACTACGTCACATACAGCAAGAATGAATAAATGCTTAGCACCGTTCAGCAGGAAAATCTGAATTCATAATAATCCAAGATGCTCAGAGTTCAAATGCATGACTATACATTTAAGGTGACATGAAATGGGGAATAAAATagctggaagaaaaaaaaaaaaaaaaaaaacagttgatacATAAGCATGTATATTGAGTGGGAATAAGCAGTGgggtaaataaaacaaatttattttCATATCAATCAAAAGCATTGCGCTCAAGTACTACACTGCACACAATAACAGCTATTATAAGCCGTTTTAATTACCTTAATTACCATGGGTATCCTGCTGTCTCAATGTTTTGCATGCAATCATGAATCAACAATTTTGCAGgccattaataatgcattataatatCTTTATCCCAGTTTCAGGAATgcataatagatttttttaaatcatgcttGTGTGGGAGTGTGGGGTAATTTAAATTGTTTGCAAAACTATCATCAAAAATAGTCATATCTAAACcagatatttaaatgaaatgtaccGTTTTCATGCAATataaatttcttttaaaaaaggtgtatttctctttttatcttCTAAGGCCTAACAGACGACATCACACACCTCCTGCAAAAGGTCGGCCTGCTCAATGGCTTTGAGAACGCTCTTCTTCGAGGTGTCCTGTATTTCTCCCCCCATCAGAAATTCATCCAGGATAAAATAGGCCTTCTCGAAATTAAAAATGATGTCCAACTCACACACCtaggatgcaaaaaaaaaaaaaaaaaaaaaaaaagctttagaTGCCTATCAGACAGAAAAGACATGAAGTAACTACTCTTTCAGGGAAGCTGAAGTAAAACCACAGCAAAGAGAAGTATTAGGGAGTAGGATACTGACTGACACAAAAACAGGAATGAAGCAGAGCTACTAATATAGTCtcaggtataaaaaaaaaaaaggaggacagTGGGGAAAATTGCTCAGAAAAAGACAAGGAGAATGAAGGAAAAAGCGAGCAAGAGAGAGGAGCAAGACCAGGAAAAATGGAGAAGTGACTCACGCTGCCAAAGTACTTATCCAGCAGCTCCACAAAGCGATGGATGACCTCCAGGGTAATGAGCTCATTGTCCTGCTCCTCCACCGCACAGCAGAAATACAGGCTGGCATACCTgaaatgtacacacagagacaaaaaccGTTTAGCACACAGgttgtgtcatttaaaaaaaaaaaaaaaaaaaaacacccagatGGGTGCacacataaaaccacaaaaaagggaTTAGCACACAGTGAGCAACCAAACAGAACAAAATCTGGCCCAACTGAAAGCCTAAACATGCCCCAGCTAAACAAATATTTGTGTTCCACTTTTTCTGGGATCAGTTGTCATAAATGtgtcacaaaacacacaccaattCACAATGAAGAACCTTAATagccagtaaaaaaaatgaatgcacgtttttgtttttttaaatgtaagatgtattatatttctgtgtttttaacacacacacacacacacacacacaccacacacacacacacacacacacacctcagaacAATTGCGATTCAAAGTGTGAATGTCTAAGGACACAGACATTTAATAAGACTGGAAGTAGACAACCTTAATAAAAAGTCATTGGCTATAAAGCCCTAAGCCACGTATGTATGAgggaagattaaaaaaaagaaatctccaTAATGAGGATCACTCTCCGCCCATGTAAAACACAAGAGGGTTAATATTACAGGTCACTCGCTTGCCAGAGGGGAGGGGTGCGCGAGTTCATTAATAagagcagaagaaaagaaaatgcagtGTGCAacgtacattttttttgtatggaaaCAAGTACAAAAGGGGTgcaccattttttaaataaaataataaaattacatttatattttaaaaagcagttaAATTTTGTATGTATTCATGAGGGTGATTTGTGGGCACAGTACAGTGGAGCCGATACAATATTATTACCCAGTCACTATGGGAATGGAGACAAGGTGCGCAAGTTTGGTCCTACCGAAAGGATTTCGAGTTCTCCTTAAGCCACACCCTCTTTTCACGACTGCGCATGCTGTTTTACTAAGGTTCCAGGTCCAGTTTTTGTTCAAACCGCTGCTCAATTAAGTGATTGTTAAAAGGTAAATTATGTTTGTGGCTGGTTGAAAGCACAGAAAGTTGAATTAATAACATTCATTCAGGTTGGGGTTCGGGGGGTTTCTCCTGAGTTGATGGACCTCCAGGACTTGGGTATTCGTGGCCTCAAAGACAAAAAGGGACACGGATGAAAAGTGGGGGAAAAGAAACTAAGAGAGCCCTCTAGTGGTCCAACACAAACTGAGAGGAACACACTTAACATGGCCAATGGATCGTGTGTCTTTTTGAGGACCTAAGATAATAAGTACCATACCTACGTGTAACAGGACTTGGGTGTAGAACTAACCCTTTCCCAGTCCCACCACGTGCAAATCAATTAAAATTTCCTGACTTttataaaatgtcatgt
This genomic window from Denticeps clupeoides unplaced genomic scaffold, fDenClu1.1, whole genome shotgun sequence contains:
- the LOC114774160 gene encoding AP-1 complex subunit sigma-1A isoform X1, producing MMRFMLLFSRQGKLRLQKWYTATAERDKKKMVRELMQVVLARKPKMCSFLEWRDLKIVYKRYASLYFCCAVEEQDNELITLEVIHRFVELLDKYFGSVCELDIIFNFEKAYFILDEFLMGGEIQDTSKKSVLKAIEQADLLQEEDESPRSVLEEMGLA
- the LOC114774160 gene encoding AP-1 complex subunit sigma-1A isoform X2, which gives rise to MRFMLLFSRQGKLRLQKWYTATAERDKKKMVRELMQVVLARKPKMCSFLEWRDLKIVYKRYASLYFCCAVEEQDNELITLEVIHRFVELLDKYFGSVCELDIIFNFEKAYFILDEFLMGGEIQDTSKKSVLKAIEQADLLQEEDESPRSVLEEMGLA